tttacaaaataatacataatTCCACGaggaattattttaaaagttgtccctccattttctcGGACTTCGAATCCGCATCTCTCACCCGTTTGCGGCAGCAAACGGAGGGGGTCAAAATGGGTCAGAGTCATTCTGACTGTGAGCAACAAGCAACACAGTCTATCCAAAATAATGCTAATAGGTGAGCTTTTTGAAAGAGGGTGTTAGGGTTTTTTCCAATTAAGGGATACAGATGTAAGAAAACAACTAAGATTCTGCTGCCTTTCAAAACTGAAAATTGGAACTGATGAACAAATAGTCTGAGCAAAAAGTTAGCCCATTATTTCAAAATTGCACACTTATCCATATTCAAGAAGACTTTAAAGAACATAGAGCTGCTACCAAACTGATTGGCACAAGAGGAGAATTGGATAAATTCAGGGAGTTAGCTATTGGTATCCAGTGTCAGAGGCAGTTACTGATTAATGAGAGACTTGAGAGTGCAGTTGCATTTCTGCATCTCAGGAAGCTGGTAGGCAATTCTATGTGAAAATAATTTTGCACTCAGTTTGCTCTAGCTTCAGGGCTCTTCACCTCCTATTGATGTGAGCAACTAAAGGTGAGCAATCACATCCAAATGATAGGAAATCAGGTTCAACCCAGTACCAGGCGGATGGTAATACACCTCTTCTCTGCCCGAGATCCTGGacagccactgccagtcagagtagagAATATTGGGTCAGATGAAGatgcataaaatcatagaattggaagagaccccaagggctattcAGTCCAACCTTCCCTCTCCTGCAAGAAAACataatcaaagcatgcccaacagatggccatccagccatctgtttagaagcctccaaagaaggagacttcaaaTTCCAAGGCTATGTATTATTtaactgctgaacagctcttactgtttggaagttcttcctaatgtttaggtggaatatcctTTCCAGAAGTTTGATCTTCCTTCAATCTAGAcattacactcctattgatgtggcctaggattgcattggcttttctagctgcagcatcacattgctgattcatgttcagtttgtggtccacTAACACTCTTAGATACTTTTCTCATGTACTATTGTCAATCCAGGTGTCCCTCATACTatgtctatgcatttcatttttatgtagtatcctatatttctccctgttgaaattcatttttttagttttggcccagtttttgaatctgttaaggtcattttgaattctgatcctgttctctgaggtattagctacgcCTCCAAATTTGgggttatctgcaaatttgataagcaggccctctattctttcatccaagtcattgattagcttacagttgtaaaccgcttagacagttagttcagtatgaagtggtatataagtgacgctgtttgtttgtttgataaagatgttgaatagcactgggacaaGGACCTGTGGCATCCCAttggttacttctctccaagatgaaaagctATTGCagagcaccctttgcattcggcCAGTCAACCACTTAAAAAtctacctaacagttgcattgtctagcccatgttactagcttatttgcaagaataagAGAAGTAATATAGTATATAGTTTTATGTAGTAAAAGATGGAAACCTAGCTGAACCAGCTTTTTATCTGGAACAATAAGGACTATAAATTAGATAGTATGTGGGAAGTTCAATGTTCAGAGCATCCAGAAGGTCCTACACTTACTCCCTGGTGTCTCAAGTAGGAAAGGGTTTGGAGGTGTTAGGCCTATGGTGAAGAAGGTCCAACGTAGCCCTTTGGACCCTGACTTACCCTACAACCCCGtcatctttcaatttttttttggccaaaaacatgtttttcagtgAAAGAAGGCAGAGCAAAAGTTAAAATGCTCCGCAAAGTGGTCTTACTTCAGATGCCCACCCCAAAACAGCACCCCCCGCCATAGACCTAGAAGGCACTACTACTCATGGGGTATCATTTCCAATCACCCAAAATAGCCACTGCAAAATTATGGGATGGTTCACTGGAACTCTAGAGTGCACTCAGACAGGGCTGGATGTGGACCTTTATGATCTGAAGTGTgactctccaacagagaagagaCTTCTCCATCACCTGCTACTTGGTCCTTCTAGGTCCGTGGTGGACCTAGAAGGACCAACTAGCAGGTGATGGAGAAGactcttctctgttggagagtcCAGGAAGCTGCTCTCATTGCACATAGAAGAGACCAAgttaaatgtataaaataaatcTGACATGGTGTTATGTATGTTCCTAATACCTGGTGATCGATGCAGTCAGCCAAGAGCGCTACAATGAAGTTTAGGCCTCCAAGGTCCACAATATCCTGGCAAAACTCATTCCGGACAGACAGGCGAGCCAGAGTGGCACAGACCTCACTCAGAACGCTGCAGTCATCAGTGAAGGctgagggacagagagagagagagagagaggggaggaaaaaagaaatagatttttaACAGATGGTAGAAGGGCTTTTTTGGGGACACTGTTAACCTTTTAGCCACACTTTGTTTTAGTTTGTTGTAACACTAACTAAAACTAACTTGTGTCCTGGATTGGGAGGAGCATGggttataaatcaaataaacaaacccACTCTCTGTAAATCAGGGTGGGCATGAAGTGGGTATCACCctgccaaaaatgtttttgcccaaAGCTttgttcttcatttaaaaaaaacccaacaaccactAGTTGAACCAAAACAGCACTCATTTTCTAGCAGCCTTTTAGTGTACAATTACTTTCAGGATGGCTTCTTTTGGCAAGGAAGAATTTTGTATAGCTTGTAATGATTTTATACTCTATATAACCTATTTgtttaaatgtaattattttaattgtgtttgaaATAGGAACGCTGGTTCTTACCTGCTATATGTCCATTTCCTGATTAGGCTTACCTTCTGATGGTAAAAAAGGCCTATCCTAAACCTAAAATGGCCCTGGAATGCCCCCAAACATGGTGAGAATGCCCCCATGTCCCCCAGAGGGTATGAGGGGGAGTtctcattatttcttttttttctttttctttctttttcttttttgctagaATGGATGTGGTTGGGTTGTCTAATGCTACCTGCAGCCTTCTACATTTGCCCTACCCTTGGTTTAAAAGGTGGCTTAAGTGccaaattctctctttctttcctctaaaatGGTACTTGCGACATGATGCTGCAGCCATCTGGGCTCCAGAGTGTGGCCACTCCTGCTGTAAATGGAAAAGAGTCTTCCCGCCTTACTAAGGTAGAAATGCTTTCACAAAGAAGTGAATAGGGAAGCGAGGATACTTTTTACCTTTGGCAGCTTCTATCAGGATCCTCAAGCCGTTGTGCTCCACCACAATCATCTTGGCATGGTCGTGGGCATGGCCAAAGGGCACTCGGATGTCATCGTCAAAGGTCATGATGCGGAGGCCCAAGCAGGCCTCGCGGACCACGTCGGCCCGGTCGCCATGACGGACAATTGCTCCGGTCAGAAGTGAGAGGATGCCACCTTTCACCAGGTCCTGCCGGTTTTGTTCGTGCTTGAGGCAGGCATGCCGAATGCAACGGACCCCGGCCAGGGTCAGGTCAGGATCGTTGTGGCTCTCCTGGAGTACCCGCAGCACCAGCTCTTGCCCAGAGGCATCGAAGAGGTCTGGCTGGCCATCTAGGAGCACTGAGAGGGCATGGAGGGCCTTAAGCAGGGAGCAGCGGTCCTCAGAGGCCAAGCGGCAGGCAGCCAGCACTGCAGGGTAGGCGCCTTTCTGCCCTGCCAGGTAACGGAACGCCAGCTCCTGTCGGCACTGTTTGGCGAAACTGACCAGCAGCTGATCCACCTTTCCCGAGTCAGCATCAATAACAGCTTTCTGGAGGCAGTCCAGAGTCTAGGGAAAGGGTAGAAAAGAACAAGGATGAGTGCAGGAACCCTGGTTCTGGTTCCTTCTCCTTGCCTTGAAAATCTGCTTTAAGTTTGCAGGGATGTGGGGTACCCCTCTCTCTCCACCTTCTTTctattggaaatattttaatgaattaatataCTGCTTTACCCCCAACACAGAATCCAAGGtggtgtacattttaaaagcacaaatagAATGAATAAACTGTTAATACAGAAAGTAAAAGACAATTAAAGGACTTAAAAACAGGAATTCAAgggaagtctgaccaaagcagaataaatggtactattacttccctcgatcaagacactatactcctgttgacgTGGCTAAGAATTACATTGACTtctttagctgctgtatcacactctTGGCTCATATTTAGCTTTTGGTCTATTAAGATCCTTTTCAAATGTACCACTTTCATCTTTTTCTCAATGGCACCCTTACCTGTAAAATAGCATGTTTCTGTTCTGGACCATTCTCAGTGGTGGGGTTTGGTGCCACCTTTACTATGCTGCAAAAATCTACccctggaaaagagagagagagagagagagagagagagaaactcagGAGCTTCATATTCAGTGCCTCCAGCTTAAACCTCCTTTGCTCACCCCCTCCATCCATATATAACCCTTATGAATACTGGTTTGGCCtaactggtggtggtggtaaaggCTGGACTTGTTAGTGGAGTTCACAACAAGAGGAAAGAGACCTGGAGCTGGAGAGGGTCAGCCCCTTTTCACCTGGAATAAGGATACGGGATTTCCAGTTCTGCCTTTACAAGAGAACAAAAGAGTAAATTCTTTGTAGGATAATTtctatacagtggaacctcgcatCCATTCCGCGccccctccgcataaggcgaattccgcctcgTGCGTGCGGCGGCACGGGAAGCCATAGGCGTGCagcccattcatctgaatgggacacgccaccccttgtgcccccgCACATATGCTCAAATCGTGTATAGCACGCCCGCGTataacatgggcacactgtattacatTTGCTTCCgttttgtatttctgtatttaGGGTTTTAAGATTTGCACCCAAATGTTGCAAGACAATTGAGCAACACAGGCAGAACGGGCCTGAGGACTGGCACCGCATTGGGTGCACAGAACTTTTGGGGTACTGCATGTGTCAAATTTAATATATAACTTGCATGGTTAGAAATATATACTGGGACTTAAGTTGGTGGTTGTGTTTGCAGTAGTCAATTATAGCTGACCCCACAGACCCAGAAACAGGTACACAAACACAGTGTCAGTGCACTGTAGTGGtagttttaacttatgttttaatattagtattatttaattgttttttttacaaacttTTGTAACTGATGTTTtagttttgtctttttaaattattgcaaaccaccttgaatcccattttgggagaaaggcaagatataaatcccataaataaataaaataaaatccagcttTGTGTTCCTACTCAGTGACATAACTCACTGAGCAGCCTTGGGCCAAGTCCACACATTTAGCCTGACCTGCTTTTCAGGGATGTTGTAAACGTAAAGTAGAAGCAGAGTTAAGATATGGTGCCTTCAGcatcactggaggaaaggcaaggGATAATGCCATTAACAGGAGGAACAAAATAATTGTGGAACAGAGAACGTGGTATTACACAACCATCTTGGAGACAGCCCCATCTGGAGCTCTTAGCTCCTTGTTTTCTTTCTAGTTACCTTCCTTGTCCCACACTACGGTCTTCAATCCAATGTTTAACAAACCAAAAGAGACCACCACAAATATAGAAACACCACAAATGTTATGGACTATAGTAGTGATCAATAATGAAAATACTATTTACAACCAACGTAAA
This genomic interval from Sceloporus undulatus isolate JIND9_A2432 ecotype Alabama chromosome 10, SceUnd_v1.1, whole genome shotgun sequence contains the following:
- the ARMC6 gene encoding LOW QUALITY PROTEIN: armadillo repeat-containing protein 6 (The sequence of the model RefSeq protein was modified relative to this genomic sequence to represent the inferred CDS: inserted 1 base in 1 codon): MAAKRITQETFDEVVQENMMEFGMDPEEAVTEAVQQFESQGVDFCSIVKVAPNPTTENGPEQKHAILQTLDCLQKAVIDADSGKVDQLLVSFAKQCRQELAFRYLAGQKGAYPAVLAACRLASEDRCSLLKALHALSVLLDGQPDLFDASGQELVLRVLQESHNDPDLTLAGVRCIRHACLKHEQNRQDLVKGGILSLLTGAIVRHGDRADVVREACLGLRIMTFDDDIRVPFGHAHDHAKMIVVEHNGLRILIEAAKAFTDDCSVLSEVCATLARLSVRNEFCQDIVDLGGLNFIVALLADCIDHQDLVKQVLSAIRAIAGNDDVKDAIVNAGGTDLIVLAMSRHLGSPQVCEQSCAALCMLALRKPENCRVIMEXGGALAALQAMKTHPREVGVQKQACMLIRNLVAHTQDFSQLILEMGAENLITEARAAHRDCDDVAKAALRDLGCKVELRELWTGQKGDLAR